One Drechmeria coniospora strain ARSEF 6962 chromosome 01, whole genome shotgun sequence genomic region harbors:
- a CDS encoding aminotransferase family protein encodes MGHHLSANGQSGEFQFGGHWKKEFPFDAEWLNLNHGSFGSIPNVVRDKLRHFQDEAEARPDKFIRYDFPKLLDESRAAIAELVRAPVETVVMVSNATEGVNTVLKNLVWNDDGKDVIFTFSTVYEACAKVADYLVDFYDGKTEHREIAIRYPLEDEAIVDAFRTAVKEVEAAGKRARVCIFDVVSSRPGVAFPYLDMIKACKELGVISMVDGAQGVGMVPLDLERADPDFFVSNCHKWLHVPRGCAVFYVPLRNQHLLPSTLATSHGYMPRLATRGSPLPPNGKGAFVANFEFVGTKDNGPYLCVKEAIAWRQNALGGEEKILSYLWDLNKKGIQHVAGVLGTEVLDNSKGTMTNCAMGNVALPIWIGEKGQGAKDGDVVVPVDDQETAFQWMSRTMVDDYKTFMSLFVLGNRYWIRISAQVYLDMKDYELAGTVLKDLSARVGKREYRKA; translated from the exons ATGGGACACCATCTCTCTGCCAACGGCCAAAGCGGCGAGTTCCAATTTGGAGGACATTGGAAGAAAGAGTTTCCCTTTGACGCAGAATGGCTCAATCTCAATCACG GTTCCTTCGGTTCCATCCCAAACGTCGTCCGTGACAAGCTCCGCCACTTccaggacgaggccgaggcgcggCCAGACAAATTCATCCGGTACGACTTCCCCAAGCTGCTCGACGAATCCCGAGcggccatcgccgagctcgtgcgGGCGCCCGTCGAGACCGTCGTCATGGTATCGAACGCGACCGAGGGCGTCAACACGGTGCTGAAGAACCTCGTCtggaacgacgacggcaaggacgtcATCTTCACCTTCTCGACCGTCTACGAGGCCTGCGCCAAGGTGGCCGACTATCTCGTCGACTTCTACGACGGCAAGACGGAGCACCGGGAGATTGCCATCCGCTAcccgctcgaggacgaggccatcgtcgacgccttccgaacggccgtcaaggaggtcgaggcggcggggaAGCGCGCGCGCGTCTGCATCTTCGACGTCGTCTCCTCCCGCCCCGGCGTCGCCTTCCCCTACCTCGACATGATCAAGGCGTGCAAGGAGCTTGGCGTCATCAGcatggtcgacggcgcccaggGCGTCGGCATGGTCCCCTTGGATCTCGAAAGGGCCGATCCCGACTTCTTCGTCTCCAACTGCCACAAGTGGCTGCACGTGCCGCGCGGCTGCGCCGTCTTCTACGTGCCCCTGCGCAACCAGCACCttttgccgtcgacgctggcGACGAGCCACGGCTACATGCCCAGGCTCGCCACCCGCGGCTccccgctgccgccgaaCGGCAAGGGCGCCTTCGTGGCCAACTTTGAGTTTGTCGGCACCAAGGACAATGGCCCGTATCTGTGCGTCAAGGAAGCCATCGCCTGGAGGCAAaacgccctcggcggcgaggaaaaGATCCTGTCCTACCTCTGGGATCTGAACAAGAAAGGCATCCagcacgtcgccggcgttCTGGGCACCGAGGTTCTGGACAACAGCAAAGGAACCATGACGAACTGCGCCATGGGCAACGTTGCGCTGCCCATCTGGATCGGCGAAAAAGGGCAAGgcgccaaggacggcgacgtggttgtccccgtcgacgaccaagAAACGGCATTTCAGTGGATGTCGAGGACAATGGTGGACGATTACAAAACCTTCATGTCGCTCTTTGTGCTCGGAAACCGATACTGGATTCGAATCAGCGCTCAGGTGTACTTGGACATGAAGGATTACGAGCTTGCCGGTACCGTGTTGAAGGACCTTTCGGCGAGGGTAGGCAAGCGGGAGTATCGAAAGGCCTAG
- a CDS encoding eukaryotic aspartyl protease (eukaryotic aspartyl protease_), producing MQSHILVPIFVVAFLAVFTAASGIEKRSFTVHRVGNPNFSGHNGPRSLAKSYRKFGAPLPKGLAGALAAQNTRKRTLDTAPLVERRGFEYRWSGQRSRRAFSGASNNCPQGSVAGKKCWAGTAQSSMARQQANKTRQVGSVEAVPEQNDIEFLSPISIGGQAVNLAFDTGSSDLWVFSKQLNPAATTGHRVYDPAKSPSFSMIQGQNFSIRYGDGSAATGVVGTDVVNVGGAEFQAQPIELATAVTRTFVEDQNNDGLMGLAFSNLNTVKPQRQKTFFENVRATLSEPLFTADLRNNSTGAYTFGVIDASKFNGSLTWIPVNTTRGFWQFSSERFAVGGEPSQNASSGGQAIADTGTTLILADPNIVQGYYSRVPGARNSDKAGGVTVPCNAKLPDLDLDIGGLYMARVSGANINFAPVGNGSCFGGLQASPLGTMGIYGDIFFKSQFVVFNGGNNTLGMAPHA from the exons ATGCAGTCTCACATTCTTGTCCCCATCTTTGTCGTTGCTTTCCTAGCCGTCTTCACCGCCGCGTCAGGCATCGAGAAACGGTCGTTTACGGTCCATCGAGTGGGAAACCCCAACTTTTCTGGCCACAATGGACCGAGATCTCTGGCAAAATCGTATCGAAAGTTCGGTGCGCCTCTTCCCAAAGGCCTAGCCGGTGCCCTGGCTGCTCAGAACACGCGAAAGAGAACGCTCGACACCGCCCCATTGGTCGAAAGGAGAGGATTCGAATATAGGTGGAGTGGCCAGCGCAGCCGGCGAGCATTCTCGGGAGCATCCAACAACTGCCCCCAGGGAAGCGTTGCTGGAAAGAAATGTTGGGCGGGAACGGCGCAAAGCTCGATGGCTCGCCAACAGGCCAACAAAACCAGGCAAGTAGGCAGCGTCGAGGCTGTTCCGGAACAGAACGATATCGAGTTCCTCTCTCCCATTTCCATCGGCGGCCAAGCCGTGAACCTTGCCTTCGACACCGGTTCCTCGGATCTCTGGGTCTTTAGCAAGCAACTAAATCCTGCGGCCACTACCGGCCACAGAGTCTACGACCCTGCAAAGAGCCCAAGCTTCTCGATGATACAAGGCCAGAACTTTTCCATCCGATACGGCGACGGCTCTGCCGCCACGGGGGTTGTCGGGACCGATGTCGTCAACGTAGGCGGCGCCGAGTTCCAGGCGCAGCCCATAGAACTTGCCACGGCCGTCACGCGAACCTTTGTCGAAGATCAGAACAACGACGGCCTCATGGGCTTGGCCTTTTCCAACCTGAACACGGTGAAGCCCCAACGGCAAAAGACATTCTTCGAAAACGTCAGGGCCACTCTCAGCGAGCCCCTTTTCACCGCCGATCTTCGCAACAACTCCACCGGAGCCTACACGTTCGGCGTCATCGACGCAAGCAAGTTCAACGGCAGCCTGACGTGGATCCCCGTCAACACGACGAGAGGATTCTGGCAGTTTTCCAGCGAGAGgtttgccgtcggcggcgagccgtcgCAGAATGCCAGTTCAGGGGGGCAGGCCATCGCCGACACGGGCACGACGCTGATCCTCGCCGACCCAAACATCGTGCAGGGGTACTATTCGAGGGTCCCGGGGGCGAGAAACAGCGACAAGGCAGGCGGGGTGACGGTTCCGTGCAATGCCAAGCTGCCagacctcgacctcgacatcGGCGGCCTCTACATGGCCCGCGTTTCCGGCGCCAACATCAACTTTGCGCCGGTCGGGAATGGCT CTTGCTTTGGCGGCCTCCAGGCGTCGCCGCTTGGTACCATGGGCATATACGGCGACATCTTTTTCAAGTCGCAGTTTGTCGTGttcaacggcggcaacaacACGCTGGGAATGGCACCGCATGCATAA